The Arachis duranensis cultivar V14167 chromosome 2, aradu.V14167.gnm2.J7QH, whole genome shotgun sequence genome has a window encoding:
- the LOC107474401 gene encoding bifunctional D-cysteine desulfhydrase/1-aminocyclopropane-1-carboxylate deaminase, mitochondrial: protein MLCIPSCSRFISCSQHNHSLRFGLHLHKHPLTLSFIHCGSHHHQMSTSSFDFDFLAKKPYTPPSWASHLNPLPSHVFSLAHRPTPIHRWNLPNLPPNTELWLKRDDLSGMQLSGNKVRKLEFLMADAVSQGADCIITIGGIQSNHCRATAVAAKYLNLDCYLILRTSKALVDQDPGLVGNLLVERLVGAHVELISKEEYGRIGSVTLTNVLKEKLIKEGRKPYIIPVGGSNSLATWGYIEAIREIEQQIQSEANDIKFDDIVVACGSGGTIAGLSLGSSLSTLKARVHAFSVCDDPDYFHNFVQGLLDGLNAGVNSRDIVDILNAKGLGYALNTSEELNFVREIAAATGVVLDPVYSGKAAYGLLKDMSENSKKWEGRKILFIHTGGLLGLYDKVDQMASLVGNWRRMDVAESVPRQDGIGKMF from the exons atgttGTGCATACCCAGCTGCAGCCGATTCATTTCCTGCTCCCAACACAACCACAGCCTTCGTTTTGGTCTTCACCTTCACAAACACCCACTCACGTTGAGCTTCATCCACTGTGGGTCCCACCACCATCAAATGTCAACGTCGTCCTTCGACTTCGACTTCCTCGCCAAAAAGCCTTACACTCCCCCTTCTTGGGCCTCCCACCTCAACCCTTTACCCTCTCATGTCTTCTCTCTTGCCCAT CGTCCTACGCCAATTCACAGATGGAACCTCCCCAATTTGCCACCAAATACCGAACTCTGGCTCAAG CGGGACGACCTTTCAGGAATGCAACTGAGTGGAAACAAGGTCAGGAAACTGGAATTCTTGATGGCAGATGCTGTGTCGCAAGGCGCTGACTGCATAATCACGATTGGAGGCATTCAGAGCAACCACTGCCGCGCCACTGCGGTGGCGGCCAAATACTTAAACCTTGATTGTTATCTTATACTCCGCACTTCTAAG GCCCTTGTCGACCAAGACCCAGGATTGGTAGGCAATCTCCTGGTTGAGCGTTTGGTAGGAGCACATGTTGAACTTATATCAAAAGAAGAGTATGGAAGAATTGGAAGTGTG ACACTCACCAATGTTCTAAAAGAGAAGTTGATAAAGGAAGGGAGAAAGCCATATATTATTCCCGTTGGTGGATCAAACTCTTTAGCAACATG GGGATATATAGAGGCAATTCGGGAAATTGAGCAGCAAATTCAAAGTGAGGCAAATGATATCAAGTTTGATGATATTGTTGTAGCTTGTGGCAG TGGAGGCACAATTGCTGGTCTATCATTGGGGTCATCATTGAGTACATTGAAAGCAAGA GTACATGCATTTTCTGTCTGCGATGATCCAGATTACTTCCACAACTTTGTCCAAGGCTTGCTTGATGGACTGAATGCTGGTGTCAACTCAAGAGATATTGTTGACATACTAAAC GCCAAGGGTCTTGGTTATGCATTGAACACCTCTGAGGAGCTTAATTTTGTAAGAGAAATTGCTGCAGCTACTGGTGTTGTTCTAGACCCGGTATACAG TGGGAAGGCTGCATATGGATTGCTGAAAGATATGTCTGAGAATTCAAAGAAATGGGAAGGGAGGAAGATCCTCTTCATTCACACCGGCGGCCTCCTTGGATTGTACGACAAGGTCGATCAGATGGCTTCTTTGGTGGGCAATTGGCGTCGAATGGATGTTGCTGAATCTGTTCCTAGGCAGGATGGTATTGGGAAAATGTtctag